Proteins from a genomic interval of Papaver somniferum cultivar HN1 chromosome 4, ASM357369v1, whole genome shotgun sequence:
- the LOC113276436 gene encoding protein farnesyltransferase subunit beta-like isoform X1 — MEESKKQTPSQSEQLKVQTEVFYAYKHFDSAPNHVQNQWLTLQRYNHIEYLTKGLEHLGPGFCCLDANRPWLCYWILHSIALLGESVDCDLEDNAIDFLSHCQDPDGGYGGGPGQIRCVCYTQLNLPLPHLATTYAAVNSLITLGGDKALSSINRHKLHNFLLRMKVSSGGFRMHDAGEIDVRACYTAISVASILNILDEELTENVGNYILSCQTYEGGIAGEPGTEAHVSCCNRYTFCGLATMILINEVDRLDLLSLIDWMAFRQGVESGFQGRTNKLVDGCYSFWQGGAMALLQRLSSLIDAQMRSSFIGEGEQTTGRTKASVKFESGGGSASAGSPAQGNLSDAGLSFLNRSAEADPFFDTIGLQRYILLCSQDPHGGLKDKPGKHRDYYHTCYCLSGLSVCQHSWSKTAKSQPLPPAISGPYTNLLEPIQPLFNVVIDKYHQANDFFSVSY; from the exons atggaagaatcaaagaaacAAACTCCATCACAATCTGAACAATTGAAGGTGCAAACTGAAGTTTTTTATGCGTACAAGCACTTTGATTCAGCTCCTAATCATGTGCAAAACCAATG GTTAACACTTCAGCGTTATAATCATATTGAGTATTTAACTAAAGGTCTCGAACATCTTGGACCTGGGTTCTGTTGTTTAGATGCTAA tCGACCTTGGCTATGTTATTGGATACTTCATTCAATTGCTTTACTGGGAGAGTCTGTGGATTGTGATCTGGAGGATAATGCTATTGATTTTCTAAGTCATTGTCAG GACCCTGATGGTGGCTACGGTGGTGGACCTGGGCAG ATCCGCTGCGTTTGTTATACACAGTTAAATCTACCG CTGCCCCATCTAGCAACAACTTATGCTGCGGTAAATTCACTGATTACTCTGGGTGGCGACAAGGCACTATCATCTATTAATAG ACATAAACTGCACAACTTCCTGCTGAGGATGAAAGTTTCATCTGGTGGATTTAG AATGCACGATGCAGGTGAAATTGATGTTAGGGCTTGTTATACTGCCATTTCT GTAGCAAGTATATTAAACATTTTGGATGAGGAGCTAACTGAAAACGTCGGAAATTACATTCTAAG CTGTCAGACTTATGAAGGTGGTATTGCTGGGGAGCCTGGCACTGAAGCTCATG TTTCTTGTTGCAATAGGTACACCTTTTGTGGGTTGGCGACgatgattttgattaatgaagTTGATCGGTTGGACTTGCTTAGTCTAATT GACTGGATGGCATTTCGTCAAGGGGTTGAAAGTGGATTTCAAGGTAGAACAAACAAATTAGTCGACGGTTGTTATTCGTTTTGGCAG GGGGGTGCAATGGCCTTACTTCAAAGATTATCTTCTCTTATTGATGCTCAAATGAGGTCTTCATTCATTGGAGAAGGAGAACAAACCACAGGGAGAACAAAAGCTTCTGTCAAATTTGAGTCTGGAGGAGGAAGCGCGTCAGCTGGAAGTCCTGCTCAAG GCAATCTTTCAGATGCTGGGTTATCATTTCTGAATAGATCGGCAGAAGCAGATCCTTTCTTCGACACCATTGGTCTGCAGCGATACATACTTTTATGTTCTCAG GATCCACATGGAGGGCTCAAGGATAAACCTGGAAAGCATCGAGATTACTACCACACGTGTTATTGCCTCAGCGGCCTCTCTGTGTGTCAGCATAGCTGGTCAAAGACTGCCAAATCTCAACCCTTGCCGCCTGCAATTTCTGGTCCCTATACCAACCTATTGGAGCCCATCCAACCACTTTTCAACGTTGTAATAGATAAGTATCATCAGGCTAAtgattttttttctgtttcttacTAA
- the LOC113276436 gene encoding protein farnesyltransferase subunit beta-like isoform X2 — MEESKKQTPSQSEQLKVQTEVFYAYKHFDSAPNHVQNQWLTLQRYNHIEYLTKGLEHLGPGFCCLDANRPWLCYWILHSIALLGESVDCDLEDNAIDFLSHCQDPDGGYGGGPGQLPHLATTYAAVNSLITLGGDKALSSINRHKLHNFLLRMKVSSGGFRMHDAGEIDVRACYTAISVASILNILDEELTENVGNYILSCQTYEGGIAGEPGTEAHVSCCNRYTFCGLATMILINEVDRLDLLSLIDWMAFRQGVESGFQGRTNKLVDGCYSFWQGGAMALLQRLSSLIDAQMRSSFIGEGEQTTGRTKASVKFESGGGSASAGSPAQGNLSDAGLSFLNRSAEADPFFDTIGLQRYILLCSQDPHGGLKDKPGKHRDYYHTCYCLSGLSVCQHSWSKTAKSQPLPPAISGPYTNLLEPIQPLFNVVIDKYHQANDFFSVSY; from the exons atggaagaatcaaagaaacAAACTCCATCACAATCTGAACAATTGAAGGTGCAAACTGAAGTTTTTTATGCGTACAAGCACTTTGATTCAGCTCCTAATCATGTGCAAAACCAATG GTTAACACTTCAGCGTTATAATCATATTGAGTATTTAACTAAAGGTCTCGAACATCTTGGACCTGGGTTCTGTTGTTTAGATGCTAA tCGACCTTGGCTATGTTATTGGATACTTCATTCAATTGCTTTACTGGGAGAGTCTGTGGATTGTGATCTGGAGGATAATGCTATTGATTTTCTAAGTCATTGTCAG GACCCTGATGGTGGCTACGGTGGTGGACCTGGGCAG CTGCCCCATCTAGCAACAACTTATGCTGCGGTAAATTCACTGATTACTCTGGGTGGCGACAAGGCACTATCATCTATTAATAG ACATAAACTGCACAACTTCCTGCTGAGGATGAAAGTTTCATCTGGTGGATTTAG AATGCACGATGCAGGTGAAATTGATGTTAGGGCTTGTTATACTGCCATTTCT GTAGCAAGTATATTAAACATTTTGGATGAGGAGCTAACTGAAAACGTCGGAAATTACATTCTAAG CTGTCAGACTTATGAAGGTGGTATTGCTGGGGAGCCTGGCACTGAAGCTCATG TTTCTTGTTGCAATAGGTACACCTTTTGTGGGTTGGCGACgatgattttgattaatgaagTTGATCGGTTGGACTTGCTTAGTCTAATT GACTGGATGGCATTTCGTCAAGGGGTTGAAAGTGGATTTCAAGGTAGAACAAACAAATTAGTCGACGGTTGTTATTCGTTTTGGCAG GGGGGTGCAATGGCCTTACTTCAAAGATTATCTTCTCTTATTGATGCTCAAATGAGGTCTTCATTCATTGGAGAAGGAGAACAAACCACAGGGAGAACAAAAGCTTCTGTCAAATTTGAGTCTGGAGGAGGAAGCGCGTCAGCTGGAAGTCCTGCTCAAG GCAATCTTTCAGATGCTGGGTTATCATTTCTGAATAGATCGGCAGAAGCAGATCCTTTCTTCGACACCATTGGTCTGCAGCGATACATACTTTTATGTTCTCAG GATCCACATGGAGGGCTCAAGGATAAACCTGGAAAGCATCGAGATTACTACCACACGTGTTATTGCCTCAGCGGCCTCTCTGTGTGTCAGCATAGCTGGTCAAAGACTGCCAAATCTCAACCCTTGCCGCCTGCAATTTCTGGTCCCTATACCAACCTATTGGAGCCCATCCAACCACTTTTCAACGTTGTAATAGATAAGTATCATCAGGCTAAtgattttttttctgtttcttacTAA
- the LOC113276436 gene encoding protein farnesyltransferase subunit beta-like isoform X3, with amino-acid sequence MEESKKQTPSQSEQLKVQTEVFYAYKHFDSAPNHVQNQWLTLQRYNHIEYLTKGLEHLGPGFCCLDANRPWLCYWILHSIALLGESVDCDLEDNAIDFLSHCQDPDGGYGGGPGQLPHLATTYAAVNSLITLGGDKALSSINRHKLHNFLLRMKVSSGGFRMHDAGEIDVRACYTAISVASILNILDEELTENVGNYILSCQTYEGGIAGEPGTEAHGGYTFCGLATMILINEVDRLDLLSLIDWMAFRQGVESGFQGRTNKLVDGCYSFWQGGAMALLQRLSSLIDAQMRSSFIGEGEQTTGRTKASVKFESGGGSASAGSPAQGNLSDAGLSFLNRSAEADPFFDTIGLQRYILLCSQDPHGGLKDKPGKHRDYYHTCYCLSGLSVCQHSWSKTAKSQPLPPAISGPYTNLLEPIQPLFNVVIDKYHQANDFFSVSY; translated from the exons atggaagaatcaaagaaacAAACTCCATCACAATCTGAACAATTGAAGGTGCAAACTGAAGTTTTTTATGCGTACAAGCACTTTGATTCAGCTCCTAATCATGTGCAAAACCAATG GTTAACACTTCAGCGTTATAATCATATTGAGTATTTAACTAAAGGTCTCGAACATCTTGGACCTGGGTTCTGTTGTTTAGATGCTAA tCGACCTTGGCTATGTTATTGGATACTTCATTCAATTGCTTTACTGGGAGAGTCTGTGGATTGTGATCTGGAGGATAATGCTATTGATTTTCTAAGTCATTGTCAG GACCCTGATGGTGGCTACGGTGGTGGACCTGGGCAG CTGCCCCATCTAGCAACAACTTATGCTGCGGTAAATTCACTGATTACTCTGGGTGGCGACAAGGCACTATCATCTATTAATAG ACATAAACTGCACAACTTCCTGCTGAGGATGAAAGTTTCATCTGGTGGATTTAG AATGCACGATGCAGGTGAAATTGATGTTAGGGCTTGTTATACTGCCATTTCT GTAGCAAGTATATTAAACATTTTGGATGAGGAGCTAACTGAAAACGTCGGAAATTACATTCTAAG CTGTCAGACTTATGAAGGTGGTATTGCTGGGGAGCCTGGCACTGAAGCTCATGGTGG GTACACCTTTTGTGGGTTGGCGACgatgattttgattaatgaagTTGATCGGTTGGACTTGCTTAGTCTAATT GACTGGATGGCATTTCGTCAAGGGGTTGAAAGTGGATTTCAAGGTAGAACAAACAAATTAGTCGACGGTTGTTATTCGTTTTGGCAG GGGGGTGCAATGGCCTTACTTCAAAGATTATCTTCTCTTATTGATGCTCAAATGAGGTCTTCATTCATTGGAGAAGGAGAACAAACCACAGGGAGAACAAAAGCTTCTGTCAAATTTGAGTCTGGAGGAGGAAGCGCGTCAGCTGGAAGTCCTGCTCAAG GCAATCTTTCAGATGCTGGGTTATCATTTCTGAATAGATCGGCAGAAGCAGATCCTTTCTTCGACACCATTGGTCTGCAGCGATACATACTTTTATGTTCTCAG GATCCACATGGAGGGCTCAAGGATAAACCTGGAAAGCATCGAGATTACTACCACACGTGTTATTGCCTCAGCGGCCTCTCTGTGTGTCAGCATAGCTGGTCAAAGACTGCCAAATCTCAACCCTTGCCGCCTGCAATTTCTGGTCCCTATACCAACCTATTGGAGCCCATCCAACCACTTTTCAACGTTGTAATAGATAAGTATCATCAGGCTAAtgattttttttctgtttcttacTAA